The segment TCTAAATCTTCTTGCGTATGCACTTCATACAAAACCTCTAAACCTAAATCTTTTGCTAAGTTTCCGTAGTTCCTTAATTCTGTTGCAGTTAAACAAGAGGCAATTAATAAAATTACATCTGCACCAATTGCTTTTGACTCTACAATCTGAAATCCATCAACAATAAAATCTTTTCTAAGAATTGGTTTTTGTTGATTAATAACTCTTGCTTCCATTAAATCTGCCATTGTACCTCCAAAAAACGAAGTATCAGTCAAAATAGATTGCGCAGCTACATTTGCGTCTAAATAGCCATTGGTAACTTCTGCAATTGTTGCTTTGTCGTTAATAATTCCTTTGGATGGAGATTGACGTTTAAACTCTGCAATAATTCCAGTAGAACCAGCCTCTAACAAAGATTTTTTCAAAGAGATAACTTCTCTACTAAAAAGTGGACTTTCAACTAATTTTTTAACCGGAACTTCTGCTTTAATCTTAGCTATTTCCTTCTTTTTAAATGCTATTATTTTATCTAGTATTGTCATATCAATAATTATGAATTCTAAATTAAGAATTACGAATTTGTGTTTCTAACTGTTTTTTGAATACTTCCGATAATTTTTAAAATTTCTTCAATATCTTTCAATAATGATACTGATTCTTTTTCTGTTAAGAAATCGGTATCTTTTAATAAACGAATCCAATAATGAGATTCTCTTGCTTCTTTATATGCTATTGTTAATTTAGCAAAAAAGTCTTTTCTACTTTGTCCTCCAATGGCTTCTTCAACATTTGCTCCTATTGAAGTGCCTGAACGTAATAACTGTTTACTTAATACGAATTCTTTCTTTTCTTGTGATAAATGTTTATATAATTTAACCACTCTAACTGCAAAATCATAGCTTTTAATCTGAATTATATTATCATTTTTCACCACTCGTAATTAATAATTCGTAATTGTTAATTATCTAATTTTTTATTTCTGTACTTTAGAAAAAAGTAAATTATAATTCCTACAACCAAACCAATTAAGGCCTGTTTTAAAATATCTTTTGTTTGAATACCTATTGCTGCTCCCATCATTAGAAAAGCAGGAATAATTAGAATTAAATTCTTTTTCTTTTTCTTTTTTGCCATTATTACTATTTATTAAAACATCTCCATACTAATTTATTCATTCTTCACAAATTCACTCCATGTGACAGCACGTGAATTTCGTTCTGTCAGTTCGAGTGATTTTCGATTTTTTGAGAAAATTATATCGAGAACTTTTTCATCTTAAAGACTTACTAATTTTTCTAATGTTTGTTTTGCTTTTAATCCAAAAAGCGACTCTTTTACTTCGTTAAAAGCTGTTTCAAAACTTTTTGTTTCATCAACAATTTTTAAAGCAAAAGCGGCATTTGTTAACACCACATTATTTTGTGCTTCTGTTCCTTTTCCTTCTAAAATAGATTTGAAGATTTTTGCGGCATCTGCAACCGAGTTTCCTCCAAAAATTTCTGATTGCTGAATTTTTTTCTGCCCTAAATCTTCTGGATTAATAATTTGTTCTCCGTTTTTAGTAAAGAATTTAAATCCGCTTGTTAATGAAATTTCATCATAACCATCTAACGCATGAATAATTCCGTAATTAATATCTTCTTCTTGTAAAATATAATTATATAAACGTGCAATTTCTAGATTAAAAGTTCCTAACATGTGGTTTTTTGGCGAACTCGGATTTACCAGAGGACCTAACATATTAAAGAACGTTTTTAACGCCAATGCTTTTCTTGTTGGACTCACAGCTTTCATTGCTGGGTGAAATTTTGGCGCATGTAAGAAACAAATATTTGTTTTCTCTAAATGTGCTCTTAATATGTTTTCATCATTTGTGAACTTGTACCCAAAACTTTCTAACATATCTGAAGAACCAGACTGTGAAGACACAGAATAATTACCGTGTTTTGCTACTTTTTGTCCTGTTCCTGCAACAATAAACGAGGTTAACGTTGAGATATTAAACGTATCTTTTCCATCCCCTCCAGTTCCAACAATATCAATGGTATTATAATCTGATAAATCTACTTTTATAGAGAGTTCTTTTAACGCATCTCTAAAACCAGAAAGTTCATCAGCTGTAATTGGGCGCATCATAAAAACGGTCATAAAAGAGGCTAAATGAGCGTCATTGTATTTTTCTGCAGCAATCTCTTTTAAGATTTGTTTTGCTTCAGATTTAGACAATCTTTCGTGATTATATAATTTGTTTAAAATTGCTTTCATAATTCTTACTTGTCATTGCGAATCAAATGATAATTTGATGTGGCAATCTTTTAATTAAAAATGAGATTACTTCGTTTCTCTCTTAATGACATTACTTTTTTACACTATTGATAAAATTTCTAACCAATTGCTCACCAACATCTGTTAAAATAGATTCTGGATGAAATTGAACCGCAGAAATTGGAAATATTTTATGTTCAATTGCTTGTATTAAACCATCTTCATCTCTTGCTGTTACTTGTATTTCTTCTGGAAAACCTTCATCTGTTGCTGCCCAAGAATGGTAACGTGCCGCCATAAAGGTTTCTGGAACATCTTTAAAGATAGTCGCATTTATATCTGTTACTTTCATTTCTGTTGCAACACCATGAAAAACATCTTCTAAATTAATTATTTTCCCTCCAAAAACTTCTGTAATTGCTTGTAATCCTAAACAAACTCCAAAAATTGGTTTTATTCCTGCATACGTTTTTATCACCTCTTTTAAGATTCCTGCTTCATCTGGAATTCCAGGTCCTGGAGACAACATAAT is part of the Polaribacter sp. SA4-10 genome and harbors:
- the trpC gene encoding indole-3-glycerol phosphate synthase TrpC — protein: MTILDKIIAFKKKEIAKIKAEVPVKKLVESPLFSREVISLKKSLLEAGSTGIIAEFKRQSPSKGIINDKATIAEVTNGYLDANVAAQSILTDTSFFGGTMADLMEARVINQQKPILRKDFIVDGFQIVESKAIGADVILLIASCLTATELRNYGNLAKDLGLEVLYEVHTQEDLDKINDLDNKIIGINNRNLNTFEVDLENSIKLANQIPDTCLKVSESGISDPKIITGLKEFGFQGFLIGENFMKEENPGEACQEFISQIR
- a CDS encoding four helix bundle protein — protein: MKNDNIIQIKSYDFAVRVVKLYKHLSQEKKEFVLSKQLLRSGTSIGANVEEAIGGQSRKDFFAKLTIAYKEARESHYWIRLLKDTDFLTEKESVSLLKDIEEILKIIGSIQKTVRNTNS
- the trpD gene encoding anthranilate phosphoribosyltransferase, with the protein product MKAILNKLYNHERLSKSEAKQILKEIAAEKYNDAHLASFMTVFMMRPITADELSGFRDALKELSIKVDLSDYNTIDIVGTGGDGKDTFNISTLTSFIVAGTGQKVAKHGNYSVSSQSGSSDMLESFGYKFTNDENILRAHLEKTNICFLHAPKFHPAMKAVSPTRKALALKTFFNMLGPLVNPSSPKNHMLGTFNLEIARLYNYILQEEDINYGIIHALDGYDEISLTSGFKFFTKNGEQIINPEDLGQKKIQQSEIFGGNSVADAAKIFKSILEGKGTEAQNNVVLTNAAFALKIVDETKSFETAFNEVKESLFGLKAKQTLEKLVSL
- a CDS encoding aminodeoxychorismate/anthranilate synthase component II; protein product: MKILILDNYDSFTYNLVHMVEKITGNFPSVFRNDEISIADVAKYDMIMLSPGPGIPDEAGILKEVIKTYAGIKPIFGVCLGLQAITEVFGGKIINLEDVFHGVATEMKVTDINATIFKDVPETFMAARYHSWAATDEGFPEEIQVTARDEDGLIQAIEHKIFPISAVQFHPESILTDVGEQLVRNFINSVKK